GGCCGCTGCGGCCGCCAGGCACCGTGCCCGGTGGGTGCGCGGGGTGAAATCCTCCACCCCATCGCGTCCACCGCGTTTATTGATGCCGCCAGCGGGGGACAGCGCAGTTCCTGCCCGTGAATGGCTCGTCCGAGCGCGACGTTTTGCTCGCCGAGCGCGACGTTTTGTCTTCCGAGCGCGACGTTTTGTCTTCCGAGCGCGACGTTTTGCTCTCCAAGCGCGACGTTTTGCTCGCCAACGGCGACGTTTTGCTCTCCAACGGCGACGTTTTGCTCTCCAACGGCGACGTTTTGTTCTCCAACGGCGACGTTTTGCTCTCCAACTGCGACGTTTTGCTCTCCAGTCGCGCCATGGCCAGAGCCAGCCGGGTGCCGTGGCCATGGCTCTGCATGGCCACGACGAAGAGCCCAGTTGGTTGCAGACGCCGCATCAGACGACCCGGGGAGCGAGGAGGGCCGAGGGGTGGGTGGAAGGCTGGGCGGCTGGAAGCCGCCCCCCCTGTGAAAAGGAAGCGGGGGCAAAGGAGTGGGCGGCCAGGGTGCCGTGGCCATGGCTCTGCATGGCCACGACGAAGAGCCCAGTTGGTTGCAGACGCCGCGTCAGACGACCCGGGGAGCGAGGAGGCCGAGGGGTGGGTGGAAGGCTGGGCGGCTGGAAGCCGCCCCCACTGTGAAAAGGAAGCCGCCTCCCCTGGGAAAAGGAAGCCGCCTCCCCTGGGAATTAGGAAGCGGGGCCCCCCCATGGAAATAAAGGAAGACGGGCGGTTGTCGCGCTGTTGTCGATGGCGGCCTGAAACGACGCACGCTGGTCGGACGCCTCGCCCGCTTCACTGCTCGATGCGCGGGTCCACCCAGCGGTACATCACGTCCACCGCAAGGTTGAACAGGATCAGCATCGTCGCGAACACCAGCACCACGCCCATGATCAGGAACAGATCCTTGGTCTGCACCGCGTTGACGAAATGCTGGCCCAGGCCGGGGATCGTGAAGACCCGCTCCACAATGAACGAGCCCGTCATCGCCAGCGCCGTCGCCGGGCCCAGAAAACTCAGCACCGGCAGGAACGCGTTCTTGAGCGCGTGCCGCAGGATCACCGACCGCTCGCTCGCCCCCTTGGCCCGCGCCGTGCGGATGTAGTCAGCCCCGAGCGTCTCGATCATGCCCATGCGCGTCAGCCTCGCGATATACGCCGCGAACGGCAGCGACAGGGCAATCGCCGGCGCGATCATCCGATCGATCGAGCCCCAGCCCGCGACCGGGAAGATCGGGATCCACACGCTGAACAGCAGCAGCAAAACCGTGCCCGTGACAAAGCTCGGCAGGCTGATGCCGATCAGCGCCACCGCCAGCGTGCCGATGTCGGCCCACGAGTTGGGACGCACCGCCCCCACCACCCCCGCCGACACCCCCACCACCAGCGCGATGAGCATCGCGATCATCCCCAGCGTCGCCGACACCGGCAGCGCCGAGGTGATGATCTCGTTGACCGACCAGTCCTCGTAACTCAGACTCGGGCCCAGATCAAACACCCGCCGCTCGCGCGGAGCCACGCCATCGGCCGCCGCGATCGCCCGCTCGGTCGCGATCGTGCCGTCAAGCCGCTCGCGGGCATACGTCACGCCCGTCGCGCTGGCCAGGTACGAGCCGTAGAACTTCCAGAAACTGTCGAGGTTGTACTGCGCCTTCATCCGCTCGACCACCGCCGCGGGCGGCCGCCGGCCCTCGTCACGCTCGAGCGGATTGCCCGGAATCGCCCACGCCAGCATGAGCGTGAGCGAATAGATCACCAGCAGGATCAGCGGCAACTGGAGCAGGCGACGGACAATCATGCCGATCATGATTCAAGGCTCTCCTGTCGTCGCATCAGTCGCCGAGGCGGGGGCCGCGGGCACCAGCGGCATGGTGCGCGGCGTGTCTCTCCCCTTGCCGTCGCCGAGCATGTCGATCAGAAACAGGTTCTGCATCGTGCGCGGGTGCGGGTTGAGCCCGCTGACACGCTCAGCATCGAACAGGTACATCGTCACGTAGTGATAGATCGGCACCATCGGCAGATCGTCCTCCATGATGAGGCGCTCGGCCTGGCTCAGCAGCGCCATCCGCCGGGGCACATCCAGTTCGAGCGCCGCCGCGTCGAGCAGCGCGTCGTAGGCCGGGCTCGAATACTTGCGGTCGTTGTTGCCGTCGCCCGTGCGGTTGAGTTCGAGAAAGGTCGTCGGGTCGCCGTAGTCGCCGTACCACCCGGCGCGGCTGGTCATGTAGTTGGCCTTCTTGAGATCGTCGCGGTAGACCTGCAGCTCCTTCTGGGCCATGCGCGTGCGCACGCCCAGGTGCTCCTGCCAGTTGCGGCTGATGGCCTGGGCGATCAGATCGTGCCCCGAATCCTTGTTGAACAGCAGCTCCACCGTCGGAAACTGCGACGGATCAGGCCAGCCCGCCGCCGCCAGCTCGGCCCGAGCGCGCGCCGGATCAAAGTCCAGCCCCGCCGGCGAAACATACCCCGCGATCGAGCTCGGCGGAATCAGCGTGGCGGCGACCGGCTCGCCCGTCCGCTTGATGTCGCGCACGATCGACTCCTTGTCGATCGCCATCGCAAAGGCCCGGCGCACCCGCGCATCGGCAAACGGATTGGCCCGCCCGTCGGGCAGCGTGGGCAGGCAGTTGAAGTTGTACCAGTACGTCGCAAACGCGGGGAACGCGTGAATGTTCTTGCGGGGATCGGCCGGGAGACGCCGATCAATCTCGAACTGGTCAAGCCCCTGGGCCCGCAGCCGCTCGAGCTCATCGGCGTGCTCGCGGTAGAACGCGAGCTTGGCCTGCCAGATGTCGGCGCGATAGTTCACCGCCACGTCCGACACCCAGTCCACCGTGCCCGTCTCGAAGGCCAGCACCTGCGCGTTGGGCTCGCTGACCTCGGGCGCGTAGATCGAGTCGATGTCCAGGTTCGCCCGGTCCCAGTAGTGTTCATTGGCGACGAAATACATGTCACGCTTGAAGCGCCAGCGCTCAAGCCGGAACGGGCCGTTGCCCACCAGCAGCGGCGGCTTGGTCCAGCCCATCTCCAGCCGGATCATTCCGCTGGACGCATCGACCTGCTCGAACTGCGAGACCAGCGGCGGGTACACCGGAGAGAACGTCGGGAACGCCGCCAGATCAAGAAAGTACGGCGTCGGCTGATACAGCCTCACGACCAGTTCATGCTCGCCCGCCGCCCGCACCGCCACCATCTCATCAAACCTGGCCACGGTCTGAGCCCACAGATCCATCGCCGCCTGCCGCGTGCGCTCGCGCGCCGGACGCGCGGCATAGGCGTCCAGCGCCGCCTCGCGCCAGTCGTAGAACTCGCGCGAGCCCTCGATGAGCTGAAAGAGCTTGGTGTAGTCGGCCGCCGTGTCGGGCAGCAGCGCACGCCGCCAGGCAAACACAAAGTCGCCCGCCACGACCGGCGAGCCGTTGGACCACTTCGCATCATGCCGCAGGAAAAAACGATACTCAAGCCCGTCGGCCGAGACCTCCCACCGCTCGGCCACGCCGGGCATGATGTCGTAGCCCCAGGTAAAGACATCGTTGCGCACCAGCGGCTCGAACAGAATCCGGCACACACGCATGTCGGGCACCCAGCTCATCCGCTGCGGATCGAGCGTCGTCACGCCGGTGCCGTTGAGCAGCGTGAAATCGGCCTCGGGCGTCGGCTTGTCCGTGAAGACAATCACCGCCACCAGCAGCACCATCGCAATCAGTGGAGCCATCAGCTTGGCCATGACGGAGCATACGCCCGCGCAAGCCCCAAGCCCGCCGCCACGCCCGCCGCCACGCCCGACTCGGGGGCTTTCTTCCTACTGGACTTTCTTCTACTGGATTGTCTTCTACTGGACTTTGAAGTGCGACGCCGCATGCCCGAACGGCTGCCGCGTCAGCACGCCACCTTCGCCCACGATCCGCAGCACCGCAAGCCGAAACTCAGCCATGTTGCCATCGGTCAGTCGCCGCGTGAGCACATCGGGCGTCGCGATGGTCGACTCGTCGATCCGCTGCTGGGGCGAACGCTCGTTGTGCTGCCCGACCAGCACCCGCAGCACTTCGACCGATCGCTGCGTCAGCCGCTCGAGGTGCCGCCTTGATGCGCCGTCACGCGGAACATCCTGATACGTGCGCGACACCAGTGCCAGCGTCTGGCCCATCAGGCCCCCGATCGAACGCATCGACGCCTCGTCAACCTGCGTCAGTCCTACCGCGACAATCCCGCGCACCGCGTCGGCCGCTTCGAGATACATCAGCAGTTCGATCATCGCTTCATCGGCCCCGCGAAAGTTCGACGCCTGCTGCCGCGACACGCGCGCCGCAACCGCATTGCACATCTCGACCAGCGCCGACCGCTGCGCCGCAGCAATACGCGGGCTGCCCGCCTCGGCCAGTGTCCGCAAGGCACGAACCTGATACAGCGTCACGTCCGCGTCCGTCTCCTCGGTCAGGCTCCGCCCCAGCGTCCGCGACAGCTGCACCAGCGTCTCGGGATACACCGCAGGATTGTCGGTCTTGCGCACTTCCAGAAACAGCACCCGCAACTGGCCCAGCGCCATCAGACGGTCGGCCTTGGAAGGTGTGCTGATCGCAGACTCGAACAGGATCGCCGATTCTTCTGACGCCACCTTGGCCGCAAGCCGATACCCGGCGAACCGATCCCAGTCCCGCTGCGACGCGATCAGCCTGCGCACCTCGGGCATCAGCGCCTCGGAACTCTCGATCCGGAACGCCACCGAAATCGAAGACCCGTCAAACATCTCCAGCAGCCGATCACGCCCGCTGCGCCGCGAGAGAAGATCCTCGCTCTGGAGCATCGTCTGCCCCGCACGGATGTACTCGCGGATCTGCGCCTTCTGAGCGCTGCTCAGGTCCGCAACTTCCTGAATCCCGGATGGAAGTGTCGCCGCCTGCCCGCACGCCATCGAAGGCACGCACAGCGCCAGCATCACTCCCGCAAACCAACCCAGTCTTCGAGACAGTGCTCGTCTCAAAACGGCATCCCCTCTATTGGTAGACCCGGCTGGCAAGCCCGGCTCATGCAAACCACTCGATCCTTCAAACAGGTGCGAAACCTACACCAATCCGCACCGCGCGTCAACTCTAGCCCCTGCCAACCCCTCCGACCCGCAACCCTAGTAGACCTCAAGCAGCAATCTGCCCGTGGCTCGCAC
This is a stretch of genomic DNA from Phycisphaeraceae bacterium. It encodes these proteins:
- a CDS encoding ABC transporter permease; the encoded protein is MIGMIVRRLLQLPLILLVIYSLTLMLAWAIPGNPLERDEGRRPPAAVVERMKAQYNLDSFWKFYGSYLASATGVTYARERLDGTIATERAIAAADGVAPRERRVFDLGPSLSYEDWSVNEIITSALPVSATLGMIAMLIALVVGVSAGVVGAVRPNSWADIGTLAVALIGISLPSFVTGTVLLLLFSVWIPIFPVAGWGSIDRMIAPAIALSLPFAAYIARLTRMGMIETLGADYIRTARAKGASERSVILRHALKNAFLPVLSFLGPATALAMTGSFIVERVFTIPGLGQHFVNAVQTKDLFLIMGVVLVFATMLILFNLAVDVMYRWVDPRIEQ
- a CDS encoding peptide ABC transporter substrate-binding protein; amino-acid sequence: MAKLMAPLIAMVLLVAVIVFTDKPTPEADFTLLNGTGVTTLDPQRMSWVPDMRVCRILFEPLVRNDVFTWGYDIMPGVAERWEVSADGLEYRFFLRHDAKWSNGSPVVAGDFVFAWRRALLPDTAADYTKLFQLIEGSREFYDWREAALDAYAARPARERTRQAAMDLWAQTVARFDEMVAVRAAGEHELVVRLYQPTPYFLDLAAFPTFSPVYPPLVSQFEQVDASSGMIRLEMGWTKPPLLVGNGPFRLERWRFKRDMYFVANEHYWDRANLDIDSIYAPEVSEPNAQVLAFETGTVDWVSDVAVNYRADIWQAKLAFYREHADELERLRAQGLDQFEIDRRLPADPRKNIHAFPAFATYWYNFNCLPTLPDGRANPFADARVRRAFAMAIDKESIVRDIKRTGEPVAATLIPPSSIAGYVSPAGLDFDPARARAELAAAGWPDPSQFPTVELLFNKDSGHDLIAQAISRNWQEHLGVRTRMAQKELQVYRDDLKKANYMTSRAGWYGDYGDPTTFLELNRTGDGNNDRKYSSPAYDALLDAAALELDVPRRMALLSQAERLIMEDDLPMVPIYHYVTMYLFDAERVSGLNPHPRTMQNLFLIDMLGDGKGRDTPRTMPLVPAAPASATDATTGEP